One window from the genome of Streptococcus halotolerans encodes:
- the cas1c gene encoding type I-C CRISPR-associated endonuclease Cas1c: protein MKKLLNTLYLTQEDFYLTRERDNIVIKKDGKVVQRFPYRIIEGIVCFSYLGASPSLIKLCAEHHINLSFHNPQGQFCGRFVGPTNGNVLLRREHYRLADDEESLTYAKRFILAKVSNSRKYLLRFKRDHKDRIDRQLFGEVNTELVWALEQIQAAPDKETLLGIEGQAANQYFRLFNDFILTNKETFSFKIRSRRPPLDCVNALLSFGYSMLTYECQSALEAVGLDSYVGFFHTDRPGRASLALDLVEEFRAYIVDRFVFSLINRSQLSKKDFEIKENGSVLLTDRGRATFIEAWQKRKHTEVVHPFTKEKVKLMLLPYVQAQLLAKAIRGDLESYPPFLV from the coding sequence ATGAAAAAATTGCTGAATACCTTATATTTGACACAGGAAGATTTTTACCTGACCCGAGAGCGGGATAATATCGTTATCAAGAAGGACGGAAAGGTCGTTCAACGTTTCCCCTATCGGATTATTGAAGGTATTGTTTGTTTCTCTTACCTAGGTGCGTCACCTTCTTTGATAAAGTTATGCGCGGAACATCATATTAATCTGTCATTTCACAACCCACAAGGTCAGTTTTGTGGCCGTTTTGTCGGACCAACTAACGGCAATGTATTGTTACGACGGGAACACTACCGTTTAGCTGACGATGAGGAGTCGCTAACGTATGCCAAACGTTTTATTTTAGCTAAGGTATCTAATTCGCGAAAGTATCTTCTGCGCTTTAAACGTGACCACAAAGACCGTATCGATAGGCAGCTATTTGGAGAAGTCAATACGGAACTGGTTTGGGCATTGGAGCAAATTCAAGCTGCACCAGATAAGGAGACCTTGCTTGGAATTGAAGGTCAGGCAGCTAATCAGTACTTCCGGCTTTTCAATGATTTTATCTTGACTAATAAAGAAACTTTTTCATTTAAGATACGCTCACGGCGTCCACCGTTGGACTGCGTCAATGCTCTCTTGTCTTTTGGTTACAGTATGCTGACCTACGAATGTCAATCCGCTTTGGAAGCTGTTGGTTTGGATAGCTACGTAGGTTTTTTCCATACGGATCGTCCCGGTCGAGCCAGTCTCGCGCTGGATCTGGTGGAAGAGTTTCGTGCTTATATTGTTGATCGCTTTGTCTTTTCACTTATCAATCGTAGTCAGTTGAGTAAGAAAGATTTTGAGATTAAGGAAAACGGCAGTGTTCTGCTAACTGATAGAGGTCGTGCTACATTCATTGAAGCATGGCAAAAACGCAAGCACACAGAAGTTGTGCATCCTTTTACTAAAGAAAAAGTAAAACTGATGCTGCTGCCTTACGTTCAAGCTCAGCTATTGGCGAAAGCTATTCGAGGCGACCTAGAGAGTTATCCGCCATTTTTGGTCTAG
- the nth gene encoding endonuclease III has protein sequence MVLSKKRARKVIEEIIALFPDAKPSLNFRNSFELLVAVTLSAQTTDAAVNKVTPALFEAFPTPADMALATEEEIAEYISRLGLYRNKAKFLKKCSQQLLEEFDGEVPRTRSELESLAGVGRKTANVVMSVGFGIPAFAVDTHVTRICKHHDIVKKSATPLDIEKRVMEVLPEEEWLPAHQAMIYFGRAICHPKNPKCHEYPQLYDFSDS, from the coding sequence ATGGTATTATCAAAAAAACGAGCACGTAAGGTTATTGAAGAGATTATTGCTCTTTTTCCAGATGCCAAACCTAGCCTAAATTTTCGTAATAGTTTTGAGTTGCTAGTGGCGGTGACCTTGTCAGCGCAAACAACAGATGCGGCGGTCAATAAAGTGACACCGGCTCTCTTTGAGGCCTTTCCGACTCCTGCTGATATGGCTTTAGCAACGGAAGAGGAAATTGCCGAGTACATTTCACGACTGGGGCTTTATCGTAATAAAGCTAAGTTTTTGAAAAAGTGCTCGCAACAGCTCTTGGAAGAGTTTGATGGGGAGGTACCCAGAACTCGATCTGAGTTGGAAAGTTTGGCGGGTGTAGGACGTAAAACAGCTAATGTGGTTATGAGTGTTGGTTTTGGCATACCAGCCTTTGCGGTTGATACTCATGTGACCAGAATTTGTAAGCATCATGATATTGTGAAAAAATCAGCCACACCACTTGACATTGAAAAACGCGTCATGGAGGTATTGCCTGAAGAAGAATGGCTGCCGGCTCATCAAGCTATGATTTATTTTGGACGTGCTATCTGCCATCCTAAGAATCCAAAATGTCACGAATACCCTCAACTCTATGATTTTTCTGACAGTTAA
- a CDS encoding hemolysin family protein, whose amino-acid sequence MEDPGQSLILQFILLLILTLLNAFFSASEMALVSLNRSRVDQKAEEGDKKFIRLVKVLENPNNFLSTIQVGITLINLLAGANFADSLGEVIAGWFGDSRLANTIGSAASLIFLTYISIVFGELYPKRIAMNLKENLAVVSAPVVLVLSKIVSPFVWLLSASTNLLSRITPMNFDDADEQMTRDEIEYILTNSEASLDADEIGMLQGIFSLDEMMAREVMVPRTDAFMVDINDDIKEIVQAILQENYSRIPVYDGDKDKVIGLIHTKKILNDAFANGFDNINIRRIMQEPLFVPETIFVDDLLTQLRATQNQMAILLDEYGGLAGIATLEDLLEEIVGEIDDETDLAAESVREIAENTYIVQGTMTLNEFNGYFDTNLESDDVDTIAGFYLTGVGSIPSQEVKESYIVDSNDKQLTLINDKVKDGRINKLKLLVSEIPEEEEED is encoded by the coding sequence ATGGAAGACCCCGGTCAGTCCTTGATATTACAATTTATTTTATTACTTATCTTAACCCTACTCAATGCCTTTTTCTCAGCCAGTGAGATGGCTCTTGTGTCTTTAAATCGATCTCGTGTTGACCAAAAAGCCGAAGAGGGTGATAAAAAATTCATTCGTTTGGTGAAAGTTTTAGAAAATCCTAATAATTTTTTATCAACTATTCAAGTTGGGATTACCTTGATTAATCTCTTGGCTGGTGCCAATTTTGCAGATTCTTTAGGGGAAGTTATTGCCGGTTGGTTTGGAGATTCTAGGCTTGCAAATACTATTGGGAGCGCGGCGTCCTTAATCTTCTTGACTTATATCTCTATTGTTTTTGGTGAACTTTATCCTAAACGGATTGCCATGAATCTCAAGGAAAATCTTGCTGTTGTTTCAGCACCAGTTGTTTTGGTTTTAAGCAAGATTGTCAGTCCCTTTGTTTGGTTGCTATCGGCATCAACCAATCTTCTTAGCCGTATCACCCCAATGAATTTTGATGATGCAGATGAGCAGATGACGCGTGATGAAATTGAATATATCTTAACCAATAGTGAAGCCTCACTAGATGCAGATGAGATTGGTATGCTTCAAGGGATTTTCTCTCTTGATGAGATGATGGCGCGGGAGGTTATGGTACCTCGTACAGATGCTTTCATGGTCGATATCAATGATGATATCAAAGAAATTGTTCAAGCTATTTTACAAGAAAATTATTCCCGCATTCCTGTTTATGACGGAGATAAGGATAAGGTTATTGGGCTTATTCATACTAAGAAAATCCTTAACGATGCATTTGCTAATGGCTTTGATAACATCAATATTCGTCGTATTATGCAAGAGCCACTATTTGTTCCAGAGACTATTTTTGTAGATGATCTGTTGACTCAATTGCGAGCAACTCAGAACCAAATGGCTATCCTTTTGGATGAATATGGAGGCTTGGCAGGTATTGCGACACTTGAAGATCTTTTAGAAGAAATTGTCGGTGAAATCGATGATGAAACAGACCTTGCAGCTGAATCAGTTCGCGAAATTGCTGAAAATACCTATATTGTTCAAGGAACAATGACTCTCAATGAGTTCAATGGTTATTTCGATACAAACTTAGAAAGTGATGATGTTGACACTATTGCTGGATTCTATCTAACAGGAGTCGGTTCGATTCCGAGCCAAGAAGTCAAGGAATCTTACATTGTGGATAGTAACGATAAACAATTGACCCTAATTAACGATAAAGTTAAGGATGGTCGTATTAACAAGTTAAAATTATTGGTTTCTGAAATCCCTGAAGAGGAAGAAGAAGATTAG
- the cas2 gene encoding CRISPR-associated endonuclease Cas2, producing MMVLVTYDVNTNTAAGRRRLRHVAKLCVDYGQRVQNSVFECSVTPAEFVDIKETLLDIIDMETDSIRFYLLGKNWQNRIETIGRDNSYDPDVGVLLL from the coding sequence ATGATGGTTTTAGTTACCTATGATGTTAATACTAATACAGCTGCAGGGCGTAGACGACTGCGTCATGTAGCAAAGTTGTGCGTAGATTATGGGCAGCGCGTCCAAAATTCCGTATTTGAATGCTCAGTTACACCAGCTGAATTTGTCGACATTAAGGAAACATTACTGGACATTATAGATATGGAAACTGACAGTATTCGCTTCTATTTGCTGGGGAAAAATTGGCAAAATCGAATAGAGACAATAGGTCGCGATAATAGTTATGACCCTGATGTAGGCGTCTTACTCTTATAA
- the cas4 gene encoding CRISPR-associated protein Cas4, which produces MVYSEEDYLMLSGIQHFQFCKRQWGLIHIDQQWEDNEATAHGQVLHKKADNPYIKEKRKDVIISRAMHVSSSKLGLYGILDVVEFYKDAAGVELKGRRGKWRPTIVEYKRGQPRKDTRDIVQLVAQTICLEETLNCRIDVGYLYYHKVNQKERIDITPTLRQAVFDLAKEMHAYYEGKHVTKAEYFKNCQLCSLVHICLPRLSKKGRNVDNYIAQALKDEDSL; this is translated from the coding sequence ATGGTCTATTCCGAAGAAGATTATTTGATGTTATCAGGTATTCAACATTTTCAGTTTTGTAAGCGTCAGTGGGGATTAATTCATATTGATCAACAATGGGAAGATAATGAGGCCACAGCACATGGACAAGTTTTGCATAAAAAAGCTGACAATCCTTACATTAAAGAAAAGCGCAAAGATGTGATTATTTCACGAGCTATGCACGTTTCCTCTTCTAAGCTGGGACTTTACGGTATTTTAGATGTGGTGGAATTTTACAAGGATGCAGCAGGAGTAGAACTTAAGGGGAGACGTGGGAAATGGCGTCCTACTATTGTTGAATATAAACGCGGACAGCCTAGAAAGGATACGCGTGATATTGTTCAACTGGTAGCGCAGACAATTTGCCTGGAAGAGACATTGAATTGTAGGATTGATGTCGGTTATCTTTATTATCACAAGGTGAATCAGAAAGAGAGAATTGACATAACGCCAACCTTAAGGCAGGCAGTCTTTGATTTAGCAAAGGAGATGCACGCTTATTACGAAGGTAAGCATGTGACGAAGGCAGAATATTTTAAAAATTGTCAACTATGCTCTCTAGTACATATTTGCCTACCGAGATTAAGCAAGAAAGGGCGAAATGTGGATAATTATATCGCACAAGCTTTGAAAGATGAGGACAGTTTATGA
- a CDS encoding Spx/MgsR family RNA polymerase-binding regulatory protein yields the protein MYTFYEYPKCTTCKKAKKELDMLGVNYEAVDIKTNPPQVSLLQELLEHSDLDLKKFFNTSGNSYRQLGLKDKFDSLTVDKALELLSKDGMLIKRPILIKDDRVLQIGYRTPYAALQLSE from the coding sequence ATGTATACTTTTTATGAATATCCTAAATGCACGACCTGTAAGAAGGCTAAGAAGGAGTTGGATATGCTTGGAGTGAACTATGAGGCGGTTGACATTAAGACTAATCCCCCACAAGTCAGTCTACTTCAAGAACTCCTGGAGCATTCCGACCTTGATTTGAAGAAGTTTTTCAACACTTCGGGAAATTCATACAGACAGTTAGGTCTTAAAGACAAGTTTGATAGCTTGACAGTTGATAAGGCTTTGGAACTTTTATCTAAAGATGGCATGTTAATCAAGCGCCCTATCCTTATCAAGGATGATAGGGTCCTTCAAATCGGCTACCGCACGCCTTATGCAGCCTTACAGTTGTCTGAGTAA
- a CDS encoding methylated-DNA--[protein]-cysteine S-methyltransferase, with translation MIFRTFYQSPLGQISLLADEESLLGLYFVGQAYYERGFESFQLLNQEVTPHQEAKLWLDAYFAGRQPDPSQLRLAPHGTAFQHRVWSALAAIPYGQTTTYGKLATELNCKSAQAIGSAVGKNPLSIIVPCHRVLGADGSLTGYAGGLERKAMLLELEK, from the coding sequence ATGATATTTAGAACATTTTACCAGTCTCCTTTGGGGCAAATCAGTCTTTTAGCTGATGAGGAGTCGCTTTTGGGGCTTTATTTTGTGGGACAGGCTTATTATGAGCGTGGTTTTGAGTCATTTCAACTATTGAATCAGGAAGTCACTCCTCACCAAGAAGCTAAGCTTTGGCTAGATGCTTATTTTGCGGGGCGTCAGCCAGACCCTAGCCAATTGAGACTGGCTCCGCATGGGACTGCTTTCCAGCATCGAGTCTGGTCAGCGCTAGCGGCTATTCCCTACGGTCAAACGACCACTTATGGCAAACTAGCCACAGAGCTTAATTGCAAGTCTGCGCAAGCTATTGGCTCTGCCGTTGGAAAAAATCCTCTATCCATCATCGTGCCCTGTCACCGAGTGTTAGGTGCAGATGGGAGTTTGACGGGCTATGCTGGCGGGCTTGAGCGCAAGGCGATGCTCTTAGAATTGGAGAAATGA
- the cas7c gene encoding type I-C CRISPR-associated protein Cas7/Csd2, with protein sequence MLENKIDFMVTLEVREANANGDPLSGNMPRTDAKGYGLMSDVAIKRKIRNRMQDMGHSIFVQANDRIEDEFKSLEKRFSQHFTTKTPNDEIEEKANQMWLDVRSFGQVFTYLKKSIGVRGPVSISMAKSLEPIVISSLQITRSTNGMESKNNSGRSSDTMGTKHFVDYGIYVVRGSINAYFAEKTGFRQEDAEVLKEALISLFENDASSARPEGSMRVREVFWFTHASKLGNVSSGRVFDLLEFDKVNPDKNSYEDYDIMLNQEKLEEYKAKGLTVDILEGL encoded by the coding sequence ATGTTAGAAAATAAAATTGATTTTATGGTAACCCTCGAGGTACGTGAGGCGAATGCCAATGGCGATCCCTTATCAGGGAATATGCCACGAACAGATGCTAAAGGTTACGGTCTGATGAGTGATGTCGCCATTAAACGTAAAATTCGTAATCGTATGCAAGATATGGGACATTCTATTTTTGTTCAAGCTAATGATCGTATTGAAGACGAGTTCAAATCCCTTGAAAAACGTTTTTCTCAGCATTTTACAACTAAAACACCAAATGATGAGATTGAAGAGAAGGCTAATCAAATGTGGCTTGACGTACGTAGTTTTGGACAAGTTTTTACTTATCTGAAAAAATCTATTGGGGTACGTGGTCCAGTTTCTATTAGCATGGCTAAATCTCTGGAACCTATCGTGATTTCCAGCCTACAAATTACGCGTAGCACCAATGGTATGGAATCTAAAAATAATAGTGGTCGTTCGTCTGACACCATGGGCACCAAGCATTTTGTCGACTACGGCATTTATGTCGTTAGAGGTTCTATCAACGCTTATTTTGCTGAAAAAACAGGTTTTAGACAAGAAGACGCAGAAGTGCTTAAGGAGGCACTAATTAGTCTATTTGAAAATGACGCTTCATCAGCCCGCCCTGAGGGTTCCATGCGTGTGCGTGAGGTCTTCTGGTTTACTCATGCCAGCAAATTGGGTAACGTTTCAAGTGGACGTGTCTTTGATCTGTTAGAATTTGATAAAGTAAATCCAGACAAAAATAGCTATGAAGATTATGATATTATGCTTAATCAAGAAAAATTAGAAGAATATAAAGCGAAAGGTTTGACAGTTGATATTTTAGAAGGACTGTAA